ATAATTTCCTGCCTGGCTGGACTGGACGTTTGAAATGTATATTTCGCGTGTGCCTGCGCTGAAATTATTCGGTCCGCTCCAGCTCCATGATCCTCCCTGTACAGGCTGAGGGCCAAACTGCACTGTGCCGCCTGCGGATAAAGATGCATTGGCTGTCTGCTGCCAGGTGCCACCATTCACTTGTGTGTATGGTGTGATGGCAGTAGGCGTGCAGGCCGTGGAGGGATCTCCGTAAACAATACCTCTGCCTGCTGTGCTCATGTATACTCTTCCGAAGACATTCATATCGCCCTGCACAAATTGCCCGTTGCCCGGACCTCCATATTCATGCGCATCATCATTTACACGGACCCATGACGCGCCCTGGTCTGTTGAGCGATATACTCCTCTGACATTATTGATGGTGCCCCAAATGTAGATCGCCGGATAGTTTGTTCCGGGAGCAGCCACTCCAAAACCAACGGCCCCGCAGTTGCTGACGCCGCTGATGGTTGAAAACGATTGGGCTGAGTTGGTTGAACGGACCAGCCCTCCATTATTCAAGGCTATCCAGACATGCCCTTCCATGCCCGGCGCCAGCCGGATGATTTTGGAGCCGCCGCCCGCAACGGAACCGGCCTGAGAAAAGGAAGATCCGCCGTTGGTACTTACCATGACGGCTCCGTTTCCCGGGTTATATGCATAGAATTTATTGGAGTTGACAGGATCGCCTACCGGCCGTGCTTCATTAAAACTTAAACCACTTACCGCCGCCCAGGAAGCACCGTTATTGGTGGACCGGTAAGTAACAGACGACTCCTTCGGGGAATGCAAAACAGTATTGCCATTGGCAGATAGTGCCACCTGCCCGTGAGAGCCATTCATGCTGTTTTGGGTCCAGGTCACTCCCATATTATTGGAGTAATACATCGCATTGCCTACCCGGACGATTTTGTTTGTATTTTGAGCGGCTACTGCCAATCCGCTGGTGGTGCCCATTTGCGGATTGTGAATAGGGGCGTACTGGCTGAGATTAGTGGAGTGCCTGAACCCATCATAGTCACCAATAACAGATAAGGCAGGGCCATTGGGAATACTTTCCAGGCCGAGCGGCACTGTTTCCTCCAGTCCTTTTACGGCGAACCGCCAGGTACCGCTGCTGCTGATGTTATCGTTTCTGAAAATGCCATTGCCCGAAGTGACCCACACTCTTTCTGTGTTAAAAGGATCAAACTCTATTGAACCCGCCCAATGGATGGCATGCCCGCTCACCCAGGTGATACCGTCGGGGTCCAGGGAGAATCCGCGGTCCACCACGTCTACCCAACTTGCACCTCCGTTGGTGCTCAGGAACATTCTGTCGCCCCAGGCGCCGTTTTGGTTCATATAGGTGTTGATCGTGGAAGCCACGATCCTGTTAGGATTACCGGGATCAACGCTGATGCCACCGAACGCCTTGTTGAATCCGGAAGGTGTGATGTTTGTCCACGCGCCTGTGGAAATATTATACTTCCAGATCTGTCCGTTGTCCATAGGCTCCGGTAGCGACCAATGCCCGCTCGGTCCTGCACCGTTGCCATAAGTGAGATAAAGGTTTCCGTTACCGGACAGAACTGCCCGATGCGGCATAAAGCTGGTGGTAGCGCCGGAAACGGCAGCAAAAGACTGTCCGCCGTTGTCGCTTCGGTACAGGTTTGTACTGCCGCTGCGTGAAACGCCGACAATGATTCTTTGGGTGGCGCCGCCCGCGGCGCTGCTGCCGTCCAGGACCACAAAACTTATCCCGTTTTCATTGGGAGTGGTGGTTACGTCCAGTGAGCTTAGCCTGCTCCAGGTAGCACCGGCGTCGGTGCTTCTGAATAATCCGTTCCACCGGGTGCCGCAGTACAGGATGTTGCTGTTGTTGGGATCTACTACCAGCTTTTCACCTGCCTGCCGTCCCATGCCGTTGCCATGTGCCTTGAATTGTGAGGAGACATCGGTCTGAGTAAAAGTGTTGCCATAATCGTCAGACCGGAGAATGGCCGTTCTGCCGTTGTTGAAATAGGAAATGCCTACCAGCATGTAGACCCTGTTTGGTTTTTGCGGGTCTATCGCCAACGACTCTACGCCGAGGAAACCGACTTCATTGTCCGATACCCAGTCCAACAAGGGGACCCAGCTCGAAGTGGAGGCGTTCCAGCGGTAGGCGCCTCCTACGTCTGTACGGGCATACACCAGGTTTTGTTCGGTCTTACTGGGAATGATGGCGGAAACAAATCCGCCGCCGCCAATAGCTACGCTCTTCCAGGTGTAGCCGGCCGCGTTTTGCGCTTTTGCTTCATAGTGCTGTAATGCAATACATACGGACAGTAAACAGAAGAAGGCAGATGTCTTTTGCCTGAGCCGGGAAAGGGCTTTAAAGGACATACATTGTCTGAAAACAAAAAGCATTGTAAACTTTTGTTCAAATGGTGTGGGTAAATTGGTTTTCATAAAGGTTAAGTGGTTTAGGTAAATCCGGCCTGGTATCAACGGTCCATTGATCTTGCGCCGTATAATTACGCCTGTACCGGCGCCGCCTCATCGGCTGCTACAGCAGTATTCATATTTTGATGGTAGTGACAAGGCTCCTGAAGCCGGGACCAGCAGACGTTTTTTCATAACGGGAATTCTTTCTCTTGACAAGATGGTGGTAAAACTAATGAGATGTTCCTGAAAACAGGGTATTCAAATGTTGCAGATTACGACAGAAAATGTTGCAGATACTGGTTTTCAGAAGGTTTTGATGGTGCCGGTACAAAAAAGTTGCAGGGCATCCCTGCAACTTTTTTGTGGTTGTAATGCTTTCTCAGTAGCCAGGGTTTTGCACCATCTTCGGGTTCCGGTCTATTACATCCTGTGGCACCGGGTTCAGGTACATTTTCCGGGTGAACACATGCGGGTGGTTCAGCGGCACAATTTCGTACTTCCACACACCGGAGTTGTTATCAGGTACGGTATTGCTGATTTTCATCGCGTGTTTGTCGACGTTCATCACGGTATTAGCTGTTTTCCAGCGAATGATATCATAAAAACGTTTGTTTTCAAAGCAGAGCTCCACTCTTCTTTCCTGGTAGATGGCCGCCCGCATGTCCGCCTGTGACAGGCCCGGGGAAAGGTCGGGCAGGCCGGCTCTTTTACGGATTTGATTAATAGCGGCATATACGGAGGCGTCGGGGCCGGTGGCTTCGTTTTGTGCTTCTGCGTATCCCAGCAGCACTTCCGCATAGCGGTAGTAGATGAAGTTGGCGCCGCTTACTGCGCCGCCGCCGGGCCGTACCAGTGGGTTAAGCCGCTTTTTGAAGTAGTAGCCGGTATTTGTCACATCGTCTGTTCCAAAATCGATCTGGTTTTTGGAGGGATGTACTTTGTCTATGCGGGTGTATATAGTATCGCCTTTGTCCATCCAGGTCATTTTATAGGGGGCGCCATCGTAAACGATCCAGTCGTAAAAGCGTTTCTCCCGGCCAACGTACGGGTGTTGCGGATCATAGCCGGAAGCGGGATCGGTGATGGGTTTTCCGTTGGCCATAAAAAACTGGTCCACCAGCTCCTGGGTGGGGCAGTAGTTGCCCCAGGTGTAGTAGGCGCCATTGATCCATACGGGGCCGCCGTATTGTTCAAAAGACGATCCCATTGTGTTGGCCACTACCTGCCGGTCCCATACCACTTCTGAATGATATTCGTTGGCTTCGTACCAGATGGCGGAGGGATCAGGGAATAGGTCGTAGGCCTTGCCATTGCCATAGTCGTCGATGAACTGTTTAAAAGTGGCGGCGGCCTTAGCCCAGCGCTGGAGGTCATAGTTATTGTAGCCGGCTACTTTATAGGGGTCGTTGCCTGCGGCGGGTTGCGCGTCATTGAAGGCGGGGCTGGCGGCGTACAGCTCCACCCATCCTTTCAGTGCAAGCGCGGCGCCCAGGGTGGCCCTGCCGGCGTTTGCATCGCCCTTGTTGTATTTGGGCGGGAGGTGACCGTCTTTAACGACGGAATCCAGTTGCGACGTGATAAAATCCACTGTCTCCGCAAAGCTGCTCCTGGGCGTATAGATAGCGGCGCTGTCCATCGTCCGCCTTTCTGCGGGCGCCGTAATGATAGGCAGCCCGCCAATATGCATCCACAATTCACTGTAGAAAAAAGCGCGGATAAACCGGGCTTCGTCGAGCCGTTTGTTCAACCACTCCGGGGAGAAGTTTTGGGCGTTTTTACGCACAGCGGCAATGAACGTGTTGCATTTGCGGATATTGGTAAAGATGGCCGGCCAGTTGGTAAGGTCGCCGGAGCCGGTGATACCGCCCCATATCGTATAGTCGTTGGAGGAGGCTTCCACGATGCCCTGCTTCCAGTTATAGGAAGTATAGTAGAAGCCGGCATCGTTGTCGTCGGTAAAATTGTCCAGGTTTTCCGGCTGGTTCCAATAGTTGGGCAATGCGCTGTAGATATCGTTAAGGAAAAGGTCCGCATTGCCTTCGTTGCTCCACTGGATGTCGTCTGTGAGCTTGGTCTTATCTGTATTTTCCAGGAAATCCTTTTTGCACGACAGGACGCTGAGCAACAATAGTACTATGGGCAAAAGAATGATATATCGCTTCATAATCATTTTGTTTGACAGGATGAATCTAAAAAGTGGCATTGAGCCCAAATACAAATACCTTCTGGTTAGGATAGGCTGTTTCCAGGTCGGTGTAACCTACTTCCGGGTCCATGAATTTCATCTTGCTGATGGTGAGAAGGTTTTGTCCGGAGAAATAACAGCGGAGGCGCTGCATCTTCATCGCTTTGGAAATGCCGGCAGGAAGCGTATATCCGAGCACGGCTGTTTTTAAACGGAGATATCCTGTTTTCATCATCCAGAAATCAGAGTTCTGGGTGTTGTTGGCGTAGGGCGACTGGTTGGCGCGAGGGTATTTACCATCGGGTGTTTGAGGTGTCCAGTGGTTGTTATAATATTCATACGCGGAATTACTGTTGTTGTTGTTGAAGGGGACCGTCTGAAACCCCCGGATATTCAGGCTGGCCAGCGCAGATCCCTGGAAGAACAGGCTAAGGTCAAACCCTTTCCAGGAGGCGCTGGGCGTAAAACCGTAAGTGATGAAAGGATATACCGGATTACCGATCACTACTTCATCGTAGGAATCTATTTTACCGTCAGGCTTGCCATTGGGGCCGCTGATATCAGCATAGCGGATGTCGCCGGGATGAAGCACGCCAAACTGGGTAACGTTGTAGCCGTCTTCGGCGTTGATAATGCCATCATTGTTTTTATCATCTGCCGCGGTGAACAGTCCCAGCGCATGATAGCCGAACTGTGTGCCGGTAGGCCTGCCTGTTCTGCTGCGGTTGGGATTGTCGCGCGTAGCGGCGGTTTCAAACACCTGGACCATTTTATTTTTGGCGTAGCTGAAATTACCGTTCAGGTTTACCTGCAGGCCGTTGGAAAAGCGGCGGCTGGTGCCAACGGAAACTTCGATGCCCCGGTTTTCCATGATGCCTGCGTTTTCATCAGAGAGGTTCAGTCCATATTCCACGGGTACGGTCACGGCCGGAGGCAGCAGCATGCCTGTTCTTCGTTCGTGGAAATAATCAGCTTCTATGGTGAGCAGTCCATGCCAGAAGGTAGCGTCCAGGCCGATATCAGTTTTGGTGGATATCTCCCAGGTGATATTGGGATTAGGTTCCCGGGTGATGTTGGAGCCTTGTACCATACTGCCGTTGCCGAAAGCATAGGCGTTACCGTACAGGTTATAGCCGTTCAGGTACTGATATGCGGCACCGGCGAGATTACCTGATTTACCCCAGGAGGCCCTGAGTTTGAGGTAGCTCAGGGTAGAGCCAAGGCCTGCCATGAAGTTTTCTTCCGAGATGATCCACCCGGCGGAGAAGGCCGGAAAATAGCCCCAGCGTTTACCGGGAGCGAAGTAGTAATGCCCGTCGTACCGGCCGGCTGCTTCAAAAAGATATTTATGGTCGTAGACATAACCCAGGCGGTACACAAATCCAAGCTGACTGCCGGTGACCGTAGAGCCATTGTTGTCGAAATCATTTTTGTTGGAGCTGCCCATGCCCAGCTCGTCGATGTTTACCGCAAAATTATTCCGCCGTGCGGAGAAGCCGGTAGAATCGTTCCTGCGGGCTTCTGCCACCACAAGGCCGGTGATGTCGTGTTTCCCGAAGTTATTGTGATAGTTGAGATATCCCTGGTAGGTGAAGTACCGGTTTTTGGAATACTCCTGGTTTAGCCAGGTATATGGTGCGGCGCTTCCTTCGGAGGTGGATATCTGTTTCGTATAGCTGTAAGGGGTAGTGGCAGTATTCTGCGAGTAAAAATAAAACGGCGTATGCCATCCTTTAACCGTAAAGTCATTCGGGTCATAGCTGAAAGTTCCTTTAATGCTCAGCCCTTTGATGAACGGCAGTTGTTGTTCCACGGCAAGCGTGGTAAGGAGGGACGTTGCATCGCGGCGGGAGTATCCCGCATTGAGAATACCTACCGGCGAGTTGCCGGCAAATTCGCCCCAGAGGCCGTTGCTATAGTAAAGGTTGGTGATGGGGATCAGCTTGTAGGCACTGCGGAACAACTGCCCCGGCGTAGTGGCCGCGTCCACGCTGTTGGTCTGCTGAACGGCCCCTATCAGTGACAGTGATACAGTGGTGGTAGGAGTGGCGCTGACTTCCATGTTGACGTTATAATCATAACGCCTGTAGTTTATCGGGTCAAACATCCCGTCCTGTTTAAGGAAGCCGATGCCGGCATAGTACCGTACTACTTTGGTGCCGCCGCTTAACTGCAGGTTGTAGTTTTGAATGGGCGCATGCATCCGTACCAGGTCTTTGGTGTTGCTGATAGGATATTTGTCCGGGTCTTTGGCGTTCAGGTCTGCATATGAGTTGATGAAATCATCAGCAAAAGGTTGCTGTGTGCCGCCGGGGTTTTCATTCCGGTAGGCTTCATTGCGCAGGCGCATATAGTCCTGTGCGTTCAGCATTTTAGGGTAGTAGGTGGGCGTTTGCCAGCCGTAATAGGCGTTGAGTGACAATGACGGCATACCTGTCTGCCCGCGTTTAGTGGTGATCAGTATTACGCCGTTGGCGCCGCCTAACCCATATGGCGCTACTGCGGCGGCATCTTTTAACACGGTAACAGAAGCGATGGAGCTGGGAGAAATTTCGTTGATGTTGTTACGGATGATACCGTCCACTACGATCAGCGGCGAGTTGTTGCCGGTGGTGGCAATACCCCTGATATGTATATCGGGGTTGTCTCTTCCCGGCTGGCCTCCGTTGGGGCGCATGCTGATGCCGGAAACATTTCCGGCCAGTGAATTGGAGATATTGGTGACGGGTGCCTTGGCCAGTTCTTTTCCCTGCACTGCTGCCACAGAGGCGGTAGAGGAGGTTTTTTTCTGTGTGCCGTAGCCCACTACCACGACTTCGTTCAGGCCGCTGGCGCTTTCTTTCAGGATGACAGTGATCGGATCGGCGGTACTGATGATTTCTGTTTGTTCGTAGCCTACGTAACTGAATACCAATGTGACGCCGGTGCCGGCCTGTAGTTCAAAGTGGCCGGTTTCGTTGGTCATGGTACCGGTAGTGGTGCCTTTTACTTTTACGGACACGCCGATGAGTGGTTCACCGCGTTCGTTTTTAACGGTGCCGCTTATTTTGGCAGCGGCGGTCCCGGATGCTATCACGATAGCATCGTTGTCCATCACGGTGTAGTGCAGTGTGGTGCCGGCGAAAGTCTGGGAAAGCAGTTGTTCCACGGAGGCATTTTCCGCATGGATAGATACCGGAGGTTTTTCCGGCAGGATGTCGTCGTTGTAGATAAGCCGGTACCGGCTTTTTTGTTGAATGGTTTTCAGTACTGTTTTAATGCTGACTTTCTCCAGGGAGATGCTGATCTTTTCCTGGCTGGCAGAGGTGGCAGATACGGGTATGCTGGCGATGAACAGCAAAGACACAGCAAATATGGCCCGCAGCCCGCCATGGAGGCTTTTATTGAAAGCCCATAGGAACATTAGTTTCATAACATGGAATGTAAAGGGTGAAGGAAAGTAAAGCGGGTGAATGTGTAACGTTTTTTAGGTCATAAAAAATTATTTTTTGAAGATGAAAAATGGATTAATTACTGATATGCACCGCTTTCCCGTCAATCCGGTAGTGAAAGGGGCGTGACAGCTGAAGCATTTTCAGCGCTTCGTCTGCCGATTCTGTATCGATGATGCCGGAAAACCGCAGCTGTTGCAGGCCGGGCGAGTCAAAATAAAAAGTGATGCCGTACCACCGGTTCATTTTATCGGCCAGTTCAGCAAATGTGTTGTTGTCGAATGTCAGTTTATGGTTTAACCAGGATATTTCTGCGGGCAGGCCGCTGCTGTCTTTTTCCAGGTGTTTGGGCTGGAGAACGGCAGGCTGGCGGGATACCGGTACTGTCAGTTTTTCATCAGGGCGCAGTACTACGGTTTTATCCTGGAACGATACGGCAATTTTACCGCGTACCAATGTGGCAGATACAGCGCTGTCGCTGCTATAGGCTTTTACGTTAAAGGCGGTGCCGAGCACACGGATGTTGACTTTGCCGGCGTGGATAATAAAAGGAATGCCCTCGCTTTGGGCAATATCAAAGAAGGCTTCTCCGGTGAGGGTGATTTCGCGGTGTTGTTTGCCGAAGCCGTTTTTTTCATAGTGAAGTTGTGTGTTGCTGTTGAGCCATACGATGGAGCCATCGGGAAGCGGCACCCTGGATTTGCCGCCGGGAGAGGAACTGATTTGTTGTAATGCGGGGCCGGGTGGACGTAAAAAATGCCAGGCGGCCCAGGTGGCTGTCAACACCGCTGCCGCTGCGGCCGTGGCCAGCAGTCTGCGTACAGGACGATGCCGGCGGGGCTGTTGCAGTTGTGGTGCTACTGCGCCCCAGATGCGTTTGTAGCTGTCATGGCGGTCTGCCACTTCCTGTATAGGTGTTTGCCAGACAGCCGCGGAAACATCCCGGAAAGCAGTTCCCTCCGGATGGTCGTCCACCAGCGCGTCCAGCTCTGACAGTTCAGAAGGGGAGATGTCGCCGCTCAGTTGTTTGCCGAGTAATGTCCATATGCGATCGTTGTCCATAACCGAATGAAAATGATGGAATGATGAGTGTCTGGTGTTATAAGACACCATAAAACAGGAAATGCCCCCAAAGGGTACCGGAATTTTTTTTAGGGCAGGACTACTGATGATTGATGGTGGGAGGAGACACAAGAAGAAATGCTCTCACACTCGCGAGTTTTTTAAGGGCGATGCCCACCTGGTTTTCCACTGTTTTTATGGAGATGTTGAGCAGATCGGCCACCTCCCTGTATTTAAGGCCGTCTTCTTTTACCAGTTTAAAAATGAGGCGGCACTGCGGCGGCAGCGCATTGATGGCCAGGTTAATGTGTTGCATCATTTCATTGCTGATGAGCTGGGCTTCCGGGTTTATCTCATATTCCGGCAAACTGGCCTCGTCGAGATGCCAGGTTTTGTGATGGGCATATTTGCGGAGATGGTTGAGCGCGATATTACGGGTGGCCGCATAGAGGTACCATTTCAAATTAGTGATCTCACGGAGATCTTTCCTATGCCGCCATACGGCAATAAATACATCGGCTACTATTTCCTCGGCCATTTCCCTGTGGCGGGCTATGGCCAGGGCCACCTGCAGCAATGGCGCACAGTAGCAATCGTATAATTCTTTAAATGCCTTTGTATCACCGTTGTATATTCTGTTTTGCAATTCGGGGATATCGTCGCGCATGAAAATAAGAATAGCAGATTATGCAAAAATCCAATGGCGTAAATATAAATTGTCTTTCTGACAAATATACTATTTATCTGCACGTGTGCGCCGCCCGCCGATACTGCTTATCTTGAACATTAATTCTGCATGCAGGTTAGACAAATACAAGTTTTGATATTATCTTTATCTGTAATGGTTTAATGTCCCGTAATTGTTTTAACCTTTGGCCCGTTTCAAAACTGTTTGCACCAATAAAAATATTATCATGTTGTTGACTGAGTACTGTTGGCGTTTGGTCACA
This sequence is a window from Chitinophaga varians. Protein-coding genes within it:
- a CDS encoding RNA polymerase sigma-70 factor, which encodes MRDDIPELQNRIYNGDTKAFKELYDCYCAPLLQVALAIARHREMAEEIVADVFIAVWRHRKDLREITNLKWYLYAATRNIALNHLRKYAHHKTWHLDEASLPEYEINPEAQLISNEMMQHINLAINALPPQCRLIFKLVKEDGLKYREVADLLNISIKTVENQVGIALKKLASVRAFLLVSPPTINHQ
- a CDS encoding T9SS type A sorting domain-containing protein; the protein is MKTNLPTPFEQKFTMLFVFRQCMSFKALSRLRQKTSAFFCLLSVCIALQHYEAKAQNAAGYTWKSVAIGGGGFVSAIIPSKTEQNLVYARTDVGGAYRWNASTSSWVPLLDWVSDNEVGFLGVESLAIDPQKPNRVYMLVGISYFNNGRTAILRSDDYGNTFTQTDVSSQFKAHGNGMGRQAGEKLVVDPNNSNILYCGTRWNGLFRSTDAGATWSRLSSLDVTTTPNENGISFVVLDGSSAAGGATQRIIVGVSRSGSTNLYRSDNGGQSFAAVSGATTSFMPHRAVLSGNGNLYLTYGNGAGPSGHWSLPEPMDNGQIWKYNISTGAWTNITPSGFNKAFGGISVDPGNPNRIVASTINTYMNQNGAWGDRMFLSTNGGASWVDVVDRGFSLDPDGITWVSGHAIHWAGSIEFDPFNTERVWVTSGNGIFRNDNISSSGTWRFAVKGLEETVPLGLESIPNGPALSVIGDYDGFRHSTNLSQYAPIHNPQMGTTSGLAVAAQNTNKIVRVGNAMYYSNNMGVTWTQNSMNGSHGQVALSANGNTVLHSPKESSVTYRSTNNGASWAAVSGLSFNEARPVGDPVNSNKFYAYNPGNGAVMVSTNGGSSFSQAGSVAGGGSKIIRLAPGMEGHVWIALNNGGLVRSTNSAQSFSTISGVSNCGAVGFGVAAPGTNYPAIYIWGTINNVRGVYRSTDQGASWVRVNDDAHEYGGPGNGQFVQGDMNVFGRVYMSTAGRGIVYGDPSTACTPTAITPYTQVNGGTWQQTANASLSAGGTVQFGPQPVQGGSWSWSGPNNFSAGTREIYISNVQSSQAGNYVATYTNSGGCQSTQNFTITVNSSAKVSSTANITEDAISVYPNPANAGRFTITLPELSDNVVVNISDDQGRILYEKKAYGGKKIEVDSGLKAGFYLVRINSKTFSVTKKVIIH
- a CDS encoding RagB/SusD family nutrient uptake outer membrane protein, whose amino-acid sequence is MKRYIILLPIVLLLLSVLSCKKDFLENTDKTKLTDDIQWSNEGNADLFLNDIYSALPNYWNQPENLDNFTDDNDAGFYYTSYNWKQGIVEASSNDYTIWGGITGSGDLTNWPAIFTNIRKCNTFIAAVRKNAQNFSPEWLNKRLDEARFIRAFFYSELWMHIGGLPIITAPAERRTMDSAAIYTPRSSFAETVDFITSQLDSVVKDGHLPPKYNKGDANAGRATLGAALALKGWVELYAASPAFNDAQPAAGNDPYKVAGYNNYDLQRWAKAAATFKQFIDDYGNGKAYDLFPDPSAIWYEANEYHSEVVWDRQVVANTMGSSFEQYGGPVWINGAYYTWGNYCPTQELVDQFFMANGKPITDPASGYDPQHPYVGREKRFYDWIVYDGAPYKMTWMDKGDTIYTRIDKVHPSKNQIDFGTDDVTNTGYYFKKRLNPLVRPGGGAVSGANFIYYRYAEVLLGYAEAQNEATGPDASVYAAINQIRKRAGLPDLSPGLSQADMRAAIYQERRVELCFENKRFYDIIRWKTANTVMNVDKHAMKISNTVPDNNSGVWKYEIVPLNHPHVFTRKMYLNPVPQDVIDRNPKMVQNPGY
- a CDS encoding TonB-dependent receptor, with protein sequence MKLMFLWAFNKSLHGGLRAIFAVSLLFIASIPVSATSASQEKISISLEKVSIKTVLKTIQQKSRYRLIYNDDILPEKPPVSIHAENASVEQLLSQTFAGTTLHYTVMDNDAIVIASGTAAAKISGTVKNERGEPLIGVSVKVKGTTTGTMTNETGHFELQAGTGVTLVFSYVGYEQTEIISTADPITVILKESASGLNEVVVVGYGTQKKTSSTASVAAVQGKELAKAPVTNISNSLAGNVSGISMRPNGGQPGRDNPDIHIRGIATTGNNSPLIVVDGIIRNNINEISPSSIASVTVLKDAAAVAPYGLGGANGVILITTKRGQTGMPSLSLNAYYGWQTPTYYPKMLNAQDYMRLRNEAYRNENPGGTQQPFADDFINSYADLNAKDPDKYPISNTKDLVRMHAPIQNYNLQLSGGTKVVRYYAGIGFLKQDGMFDPINYRRYDYNVNMEVSATPTTTVSLSLIGAVQQTNSVDAATTPGQLFRSAYKLIPITNLYYSNGLWGEFAGNSPVGILNAGYSRRDATSLLTTLAVEQQLPFIKGLSIKGTFSYDPNDFTVKGWHTPFYFYSQNTATTPYSYTKQISTSEGSAAPYTWLNQEYSKNRYFTYQGYLNYHNNFGKHDITGLVVAEARRNDSTGFSARRNNFAVNIDELGMGSSNKNDFDNNGSTVTGSQLGFVYRLGYVYDHKYLFEAAGRYDGHYYFAPGKRWGYFPAFSAGWIISEENFMAGLGSTLSYLKLRASWGKSGNLAGAAYQYLNGYNLYGNAYAFGNGSMVQGSNITREPNPNITWEISTKTDIGLDATFWHGLLTIEADYFHERRTGMLLPPAVTVPVEYGLNLSDENAGIMENRGIEVSVGTSRRFSNGLQVNLNGNFSYAKNKMVQVFETAATRDNPNRSRTGRPTGTQFGYHALGLFTAADDKNNDGIINAEDGYNVTQFGVLHPGDIRYADISGPNGKPDGKIDSYDEVVIGNPVYPFITYGFTPSASWKGFDLSLFFQGSALASLNIRGFQTVPFNNNNSNSAYEYYNNHWTPQTPDGKYPRANQSPYANNTQNSDFWMMKTGYLRLKTAVLGYTLPAGISKAMKMQRLRCYFSGQNLLTISKMKFMDPEVGYTDLETAYPNQKVFVFGLNATF
- a CDS encoding FecR family protein, producing the protein MDNDRIWTLLGKQLSGDISPSELSELDALVDDHPEGTAFRDVSAAVWQTPIQEVADRHDSYKRIWGAVAPQLQQPRRHRPVRRLLATAAAAAVLTATWAAWHFLRPPGPALQQISSSPGGKSRVPLPDGSIVWLNSNTQLHYEKNGFGKQHREITLTGEAFFDIAQSEGIPFIIHAGKVNIRVLGTAFNVKAYSSDSAVSATLVRGKIAVSFQDKTVVLRPDEKLTVPVSRQPAVLQPKHLEKDSSGLPAEISWLNHKLTFDNNTFAELADKMNRWYGITFYFDSPGLQQLRFSGIIDTESADEALKMLQLSRPFHYRIDGKAVHISN